In one window of Frigoriglobus tundricola DNA:
- a CDS encoding response regulator yields MTEVIEILLIEDNPSDVKLAMRAFQKNNLANRVQVLRDGAEALEYLFSTDRYADRKGQSPPKVVLLDLKLPLVDGHEVLRRIKADPVTRMIPVVVMTSSVEERDMVESYQLGVNSYVQKPVSFEQFIEAVRLIGFYWLLVNKVPPLPG; encoded by the coding sequence GTGACCGAGGTTATCGAGATCCTGCTGATCGAGGACAACCCGAGCGACGTCAAACTGGCCATGCGGGCGTTTCAAAAGAACAACCTAGCCAACCGGGTCCAGGTCCTCCGGGACGGGGCCGAGGCGCTGGAGTACCTGTTCAGCACCGACCGCTACGCCGACCGCAAGGGGCAATCCCCTCCGAAGGTCGTTCTCCTTGACCTGAAACTGCCACTGGTCGACGGGCACGAGGTGCTCCGGCGGATCAAGGCCGACCCCGTGACGCGGATGATCCCCGTGGTCGTGATGACCTCCTCGGTCGAGGAGCGGGACATGGTCGAGAGCTACCAGCTCGGGGTGAACAGCTACGTCCAGAAGCCGGTCTCGTTCGAGCAGTTCATCGAGGCCGTCCGGCTCATCGGCTTCTACTGGCTCCTCGTCAACAAGGTTCCTCCTTTGCCAGGGTGA